A genomic region of Staphylococcus roterodami contains the following coding sequences:
- a CDS encoding sensor histidine kinase, which produces MLSLTMLLLERVGLIIILAYVLMNIPYFKNLMNRRRTWKARWQLCIIFSLFALMSNLTGIVIDHQHSLSGSVYFRLDDDVSLANTRVLTIGVAGLVGGPFVGLFVGIISGIFRVYMGGADAQVYLISSLFIGIIAGYYGLQAQRRKRYPSIAKSAMIGIFMEVIQMLSILTFSHDKAYAIELISLIALPMIIVNSVGTAIFMSIIISTLKQEEQMKAVQTHDVLQLMNQTLPYFKEGLNRESAQQIAMIIKDLMKVSAVAITSKNEILSHVGAGSDHHIPTNEILTSLSKDVLKSGRLKEVHTREEIGCSHPNCPLRAAIVIPLEMHGSIVGTLKMYFTNPNDLTFVERQLAEGLANIFSSQIELGEAETQSKLLKDAEIKSLQAQVSPHFFFNSINTISALVRINSEKARELLLELSYFFRANLQGSKQHTITLDKELSQVRSYLSLEQARYPGRFNININVEERYRHVLVPPFLIQILVENAIKHAFTNRKQGNDIDVSVIKENASHVCIIVQDNGQGISKDKMHLLGETSVESESGTGSALENLNLRLKGLFGKSAALQFESTSSGTTFWCVLPYERQEEE; this is translated from the coding sequence GTGCTATCGCTAACAATGTTATTACTTGAGCGTGTAGGTTTAATTATTATTTTGGCCTATGTGTTGATGAATATTCCATATTTTAAAAACTTAATGAATCGTCGACGTACATGGAAAGCACGTTGGCAGTTATGCATCATTTTTAGTCTATTTGCCTTAATGTCCAATTTAACTGGCATAGTCATAGATCATCAGCATAGTTTATCTGGTAGCGTGTATTTTCGCTTAGATGATGATGTATCTTTAGCCAATACACGTGTGTTAACGATTGGTGTCGCAGGTTTAGTCGGCGGTCCCTTTGTAGGTCTATTTGTAGGTATTATTTCAGGGATTTTTAGAGTTTATATGGGTGGTGCTGATGCACAAGTTTATTTAATTTCTTCATTGTTTATCGGTATTATCGCTGGATATTATGGTTTACAAGCACAGAGACGTAAACGTTATCCAAGTATCGCGAAAAGTGCTATGATTGGTATTTTTATGGAAGTCATTCAAATGTTGAGTATCTTAACATTTTCACATGACAAAGCATATGCGATTGAACTTATTTCATTAATCGCTTTACCTATGATTATAGTGAATAGCGTGGGTACAGCTATATTCATGTCTATTATTATTTCAACTTTGAAACAAGAAGAACAAATGAAAGCCGTGCAAACCCATGACGTGTTGCAATTGATGAATCAAACATTACCTTATTTTAAAGAAGGTTTAAATAGAGAATCAGCTCAGCAAATTGCCATGATTATCAAAGATTTAATGAAAGTATCTGCAGTAGCGATTACTAGTAAAAATGAAATTTTATCTCATGTTGGTGCAGGTAGTGATCATCACATTCCAACTAATGAAATATTAACGAGCTTATCTAAAGATGTATTGAAATCGGGGCGCTTAAAAGAAGTGCACACTAGAGAAGAAATTGGCTGTAGCCATCCTAATTGCCCGCTTAGAGCTGCCATTGTAATACCACTTGAGATGCATGGTTCAATTGTTGGTACTTTGAAAATGTACTTTACTAATCCTAATGATTTAACATTCGTTGAGCGTCAACTAGCTGAAGGTTTAGCTAATATTTTTAGTAGTCAAATTGAACTAGGTGAAGCAGAAACACAAAGTAAATTATTGAAAGATGCGGAAATTAAATCATTACAAGCACAAGTTAGCCCACACTTTTTCTTCAATTCAATCAATACCATTTCTGCATTAGTTAGGATTAATAGTGAAAAGGCACGTGAATTATTATTAGAACTGAGTTACTTTTTCCGAGCAAATTTACAGGGTTCAAAGCAACATACAATTACTTTGGACAAAGAGTTGAGTCAAGTTCGCTCATACTTATCGTTGGAACAAGCGAGATACCCAGGACGATTCAACATTAACATTAATGTTGAGGAGCGATATCGTCACGTTCTTGTACCACCATTTTTAATTCAAATTTTAGTTGAAAATGCCATCAAACATGCGTTTACGAATCGAAAACAAGGCAACGACATTGATGTGTCTGTTATTAAAGAAAATGCGTCACATGTTTGCATTATAGTGCAAGATAATGGACAAGGTATTTCTAAAGATAAAATGCATTTGTTGGGAGAAACATCTGTAGAATCAGAATCCGGAACTGGTAGTGCTTTAGAAAACTTAAACTTACGCCTAAAAGGATTATTTGGAAAGTCCGCAGCATTACAATTTGAATCGACATCAAGCGGTACCACTTTTTGGTGTGTACTTCCTTATGAAAGACAAGAGGAGGAATAA
- a CDS encoding response regulator transcription factor LytR: protein MKALIIDDEPLARNELTYLLNEIGGFEEINEAENVKETLEALLINQYDIIFLDVNLMDENGIELGAKIQKMKEPPAIIFATAHDQYAVQAFELNATDYILKPFGQKRIEQAVNKVRATKAKDESSSSTIINDMSMNFDQSLPVEIDDKIHMIKQQNIIGIGTHNGITTIHTTNHKYETTEPLNRYEKRLNPSYFLRIHRSYIINTKHIKEVQQWFNYTYMVILTNGVKMQVGRSFMKEFKASIGLL, encoded by the coding sequence ATGAAAGCATTAATCATAGATGATGAGCCATTAGCGCGTAATGAATTGACCTATTTACTTAATGAAATTGGTGGATTTGAAGAAATTAATGAGGCGGAAAATGTGAAAGAAACATTGGAAGCATTACTTATCAATCAATATGACATTATATTTTTAGACGTGAATTTAATGGATGAAAATGGTATCGAATTAGGTGCTAAAATTCAAAAGATGAAAGAACCACCCGCGATTATTTTTGCGACTGCACATGATCAATATGCAGTACAGGCTTTCGAATTAAATGCAACAGATTATATTTTAAAGCCATTCGGTCAAAAACGTATAGAACAAGCAGTCAATAAAGTTCGTGCGACTAAGGCTAAAGATGAAAGTAGTTCTAGTACGATTATTAATGATATGTCAATGAATTTTGATCAAAGTTTGCCTGTTGAAATTGATGATAAAATTCATATGATTAAGCAACAAAATATTATCGGTATTGGTACGCATAATGGTATAACAACAATACATACTACAAATCATAAGTATGAAACAACAGAACCGTTGAATCGTTATGAAAAACGATTAAATCCATCGTATTTTTTACGTATCCATCGATCATATATTATTAACACTAAGCACATTAAAGAAGTACAGCAATGGTTTAACTACACATATATGGTAATATTGACAAATGGTGTCAAAATGCAAGTTGGGCGCTCG